GCCCGCCGTATCATCCAAGTTAATCGTTAACTTATCGCCCTTTTCATAAACTTTTTTAAATGCTTCATTCAACACATTATGATAAAATTCTTCTCCTGATTTCTCACTAATATTACAATGTCTCAGCGCTGGAAACTCAGAGAAGTCATCGGCTATTTTAATTACTTTCATTTCTTTCGTTAAGTTTAGTAGTAATGCACTCCTTCGTTACCTCCCATTGGTAAAATGTGCCTTTAAAACGTGGCGCACCTCTTCTAAATGAACTCGATTCTTTGTCTTTATCAAAGTGCAAAATTACGTTGTTTGTGAGAACTTTTAAGGCTTTTATTATGCCCTGCTGAAAATTCTCCTTTACTGCAGGTAATCCTTTGTTTCTGTTAATTTCTTTTGAAGTTGAGCCATACTTTTGATCAAATGCTCCTTTTAGTATCTCATCATCAGATTTTAAAGTAATCGCATCTTTTAATTTTAATTGGGGCTTCTTATACAATGTTTCCAAAATTCCTCTTCCAACATCTGTCACAGTGAATATTACTTTGTCGGTTTCATATTTAACACCCAACGACCATTGCTTGTTGGCAGCATCCCCCCATTCAATGGTATTGCCGCAAATTTCTAAGATAACTGTTTTTAGGGGGGGCCAATGTTGCTCTTTATCAGTTAGGTGTTTAACAACATTTTTAACCAAATTACTTATTTTCTTGTTTTGCTGATCTGAAAATATATCTGCCCCTTTTTCAAAAAATATTAGTTCTGACTTTGCTGAAGTTGGAAAACGTTCACCGTTAATAGTGAATAAACGGTTCAAATATCCAGAACCGATAAAATAGTTTTTACAAAAACTATCATCAGGTAGATTACCTTTTACTATAATGTTTTTAAACGCTAAGTCATCACTTATTGCTGTTAAAACACTCACTGCCGCATAGTCTACTTTTTGGACATTTCGGAGAGACATCACAACATATTGGAGCATCCCTTTAATACTCATGTGCTTACTATCTCGGAGATTCCTAAAAAATAACAAACATTCTTCCGTATTTTCAATTAATCGGAAATCTTTTGGTGCAGTTAGGGTTATATTTTTATGCTGTGTTTGTCGGAAATCAGCTGCTTTTCGATCATTTTTATGAGAATGATGACTTTTTTTTAGTTTTCTTTCCTGTCTTTTCCTTGTTCTTTCCTGCCTTAGTTTATGTTTTTTTTCTGTATAAACTTTTTTCATCCCATTTTTTTTAGTAACAATTCCCTATGCAATACCCTAGTTCATTTTATTAGCAGTCTTAGAACTAATATTGATTATTATTGAGGCTCACAAAATTACCAATTATTATTTAAATTTCGGTTTTATATAATAATTATCATGCACGTTATCTGTTTGGAAGACGAAGCTTTCTATGCACTTGTGGAGCAAGTGGTTGGCCGGATTAAAGAGCAGCATCAGGTCGTCGCCGAGAAGTGGATTTCGGGCGACGAGGCGATGAAGCTGCTGCGCATTACCAGTAAGACCACGTTACAAAAATTGCGGGATGAAGGGAAAATCCGTTTTTCTCAGCCTGAGAAAAAAATCATCCTGTATGATGTGGATTCTATCCATACGTTTTTGAACAAAC
The window above is part of the bacterium genome. Proteins encoded here:
- a CDS encoding helix-turn-helix domain-containing protein, which codes for MHVICLEDEAFYALVEQVVGRIKEQHQVVAEKWISGDEAMKLLRITSKTTLQKLRDEGKIRFSQPEKKIILYDVDSIHTFLNKHARNPY